The Leclercia adecarboxylata region TCACTACAACACCCTGAAGATCGACATCCGGCCAGGCGGTCTCCAGCGCGGCGGCCATGGCGGCGCTGGCTTTTCCGGCCCCCACCACAATGCAGCGACCGCGCGGTTTCTCCGGCAGGGCTTTGAGCAGTGCTTCATGGGGGTCGGCACTCTTCACCGCCGCCATGAAGATCTCAGTAAGCGCCCCTCTCAGGGCGCTGTCGTCGTGTTGAGCCATAGGTCAGCCTTCTGTGATGGCGCGGATCACCGCCTGGGTGACCTCGCGGGTGTTGGCCGTCCCGCCCACGTCCGGGGTCATGATCCCCCCGGCGCAGACTTTTTCCACGGCGGCCATCAGGCGCGCGGCGGCTTCGTTCTCGCCCAGATGTTCCAGCATCTGCGCCGCGGTCCAGAAGCTGGCGACCGGGTTGGCGATGCCTTTGCCGGTGATATCAAACGCCGAACCGTGGATCGGCTCGAACATTGACGGGAAACGACGCTCCGGGTCGATATTGGCGGTCGGCGCCACACCCAGACTGCCTGCCAGCGCCCCGGCCAGATCCGAGAGGATGTCGGCATGGAGATTGGTTGCCACTATGGTGTCCAGCGACTCCGGGTGCAGGGTCATGCGCACGGTCATGGCATCCACCAGCATTTTATCCCAGGTGACGTCCGGGAACTCGCGGGCCACCTCGGCGGCGATCTCATCCCACATCACCATCCCGTGACGCTGGGCGTTAGATTTGGTGACCACGGTTAACAGCTTACGCGGGCGGCTCTGCGCCAGGCGGAAGGCATAGCGCATAATGCGCGTCACTCCGGTGCGGGTGAAGATCGCCACCTCGGTGCCGACTTCCTCCGGCAGACCACGGTGCGCCCGCCCGCCGTGCCCGGAGTATTCCCCCTCCGAGTTCTCACGCACAATCACCCAGTCGAGAGTGCCCGGCACCGCTTTGCGCAGCGGGGACTGAATGCCCGGCAGGATTTTGGTGGGGCGCACGTTGGCATACTGGTCGAAGCCCTGACAAATCGGCAGACGCAGCCCCCATAGGGTGATGTGGTCCGGTACGTCCGGCGCGCCCACGGCACCAAAGTAAATGGCATCAAAGGCTTTTAACTGCGCGAGTCCGTCCTCCGGCATCATCACGCCGTGCGTCTTGTAATAGTCCGAACCCCATTCGAAGGTATGTACCGAGAAACGCATATTTCCCTGACGCTGCGCCAGCGCATGTAACACCTCTACCCCTGCGGTGATCACTTCCGGGCCGATACCGTCTGCGGGGATGGCTGCAATCGCGTAATCTTTCATCTGTGTTTCCTTAAATTAATGTTTTGACTGAACTAAGGGTTCGCTGGGCTGGGTTTTGCGGCTGGATGCCGACAGCCACAGCACAACAAGCGAGGAGAGGATCAACAACCCGGCCACAAACCACAGCCCCCAGGTGTAACTGCCGGTGTGCTGCTTAATCAGGCCAATCATGAACGGACCGACAAAGCCGCCGAGGTTGCCGAGGGAGTTGATGGTGGCGATACCTGCCGCTGCCGCCGAACCGGAAAGGAACAGCGTGGGCATGCTCCACAGCGGGGGTTTAGAGGCGCTGATGCCGCAGTTAACGATGGTCAGGGCGAGGATCACCCCGACGATGCTTGCCGTAGTGCCCGCCATAAACAGCCCGGCCGCAGCCACGATGCAGGCGGCAATGACGTGCCAGGAGCGTTCGCCTGTTCGGTCGGAATGACGCGCCCAGAGCACCATCGCCACGACGGCAATCACGGCCGGAATGGCATTCAGCAGGCCAACAGTCATGGAGGAGACGCCGAGCGTTTTGATGATCTGCGGCGACCAGATGCCCAGGGTATAGAGCCCGGCGGAAGTACCAAAGTAGACCAGAGAGAGCGCCAGCACGCGTTTATCCAGCAGTCCTTTCCAGACGCTGTGCTGCGCCGTGGCTTGTTTCGCCGCCTGCTCGCGTTGCAGGGTGCCAGTCAGCCAGCCGCGCTCCTCTTCGCTGAGCCATTTCGCTTTCTCGGGGCGGTCGGTAAGCCAGAACAGCACCACCACGCCGAGGATCACCGCCGGAACCGCTTCAAGAACAAACATCCACTGCCAGCCGGCAAAGCCCATCATGCCGTGCATCTCCAGCAGCGCGGCGGAGATCGGCGAGCCGAGTGCGGTGGAAATGGGGGCCGCCGCCATAAAGATGGCCGTGACCTGGGCGCGCTTCTGCGCCGGGAACCAGTAGCTTAAGTAGAGGATGATCCCCGGGAAGAATCCGGCTTCCGCCACGCCGAGGAGGAAACGGAGGGTGTAGAAGCTGGTGGTGCCCTGAACAAAGGCCATGCCGCCGGAGACCAGCCCCCAGGTGATCATCACCCGCGCAATCCAGATGCGCGCCCCGACCTTATGCAGGATGAGGTTGGACGGAACTTCAAACAGGAAGTAGCCGAGGAAGAAGATCCCGGCCCCGAAGCCAAACACCGCCGGGGAGAAACCGAGGTCGGCATTCATGGTGAGCGCCGCGAAACCGATGTTGACGCGGTCAAGGAAGGCGATGAAATACAACAGCATGATGAAGGGCACGATGCGCAAGGTGATTTTGCGCATTACCCGTTGTTCGATTGTGCAGGTCATGTGAGGTGTTCCTCATAATTATTTTGTAGGGTACGCAGTCGGGCTGCTTTGATGAGTATGCTGATATTTCTTGCATGATCATGCGCATCGGTTTATACAAAAAAATGCAATAATCACGAGCGAGCCAACATGGAACTACAACACCTGCGCTGTTTCCTGGCGGTGGCAGAGACCCTGCATTTCGGCCAGGCGGCCCAGCGGCTGGATATGCTGCCTTCTGCCCTGGGAAGAAATATTCGTCTTTTAGAAGAGGCACTTGGCACGCGTCTGTTCACCCGCTCGACCCGCCGGGTGGCGCTGACGGAGAACGGCGTCCTGCTGCGGGAAGAGGCGCGAAAACTGCTCGCCCATGCCGACGCGATTATGTTGCAATTTCGTCAAAATCCGCGTCGCTCACAGCCGCTTTTACGCGTCGGGACTATCGACAGCGCGGCCATCGGTTTATTGCCCGGGCTG contains the following coding sequences:
- a CDS encoding MFS transporter translates to MTCTIEQRVMRKITLRIVPFIMLLYFIAFLDRVNIGFAALTMNADLGFSPAVFGFGAGIFFLGYFLFEVPSNLILHKVGARIWIARVMITWGLVSGGMAFVQGTTSFYTLRFLLGVAEAGFFPGIILYLSYWFPAQKRAQVTAIFMAAAPISTALGSPISAALLEMHGMMGFAGWQWMFVLEAVPAVILGVVVLFWLTDRPEKAKWLSEEERGWLTGTLQREQAAKQATAQHSVWKGLLDKRVLALSLVYFGTSAGLYTLGIWSPQIIKTLGVSSMTVGLLNAIPAVIAVVAMVLWARHSDRTGERSWHVIAACIVAAAGLFMAGTTASIVGVILALTIVNCGISASKPPLWSMPTLFLSGSAAAAGIATINSLGNLGGFVGPFMIGLIKQHTGSYTWGLWFVAGLLILSSLVVLWLSASSRKTQPSEPLVQSKH
- a CDS encoding tartrate dehydrogenase, which codes for MKDYAIAAIPADGIGPEVITAGVEVLHALAQRQGNMRFSVHTFEWGSDYYKTHGVMMPEDGLAQLKAFDAIYFGAVGAPDVPDHITLWGLRLPICQGFDQYANVRPTKILPGIQSPLRKAVPGTLDWVIVRENSEGEYSGHGGRAHRGLPEEVGTEVAIFTRTGVTRIMRYAFRLAQSRPRKLLTVVTKSNAQRHGMVMWDEIAAEVAREFPDVTWDKMLVDAMTVRMTLHPESLDTIVATNLHADILSDLAGALAGSLGVAPTANIDPERRFPSMFEPIHGSAFDITGKGIANPVASFWTAAQMLEHLGENEAAARLMAAVEKVCAGGIMTPDVGGTANTREVTQAVIRAITEG